A section of the Arcobacter sp. F155 genome encodes:
- the pheA gene encoding chorismate mutase yields the protein MSEAGLQELRDKLDSIDNKLLELVNERMDIVHQVGLLKAQSGGAIYRPEREKAIIDRLESLNKGKLNRAAIEALFLEIFAISRNLELPENVAYLGPEGSFTHQAAEGRFGAMSSYVSISSIKGIFREVDTGKAKFGVVPIENSSNGIVTDTINCLKQYDLKIVAEVVLDIHHTLASTCDKIENIKRIYSKDIAFEQCRKFLTNFGLDEVELIPIESTTKAAKLAAKEPNSAAICPHVGAKLHNLPILFENIEDKDNNKTRFFIISNFENAQSGNDKTSILGELPDRQGSLVEFLTDFNNSDINLTKIKSHIVEGNSIFFIDFDGHQLDDNVKNVLEKHKDTIKILGSYVKEIKDI from the coding sequence ATGAGTGAAGCTGGTTTACAAGAACTTAGAGATAAGTTAGATTCTATTGATAATAAACTTTTAGAATTAGTAAATGAAAGAATGGATATTGTTCATCAAGTTGGTCTTTTAAAGGCCCAAAGTGGTGGAGCAATTTACAGACCTGAAAGAGAAAAGGCTATTATAGATAGACTTGAATCTTTAAACAAAGGAAAACTAAATAGAGCTGCAATTGAAGCACTTTTTTTAGAAATTTTTGCAATTTCAAGAAATCTTGAACTTCCTGAAAATGTAGCATATTTAGGACCTGAGGGAAGCTTTACTCATCAAGCTGCAGAAGGAAGATTTGGTGCAATGAGTTCATATGTATCAATCTCTTCTATTAAAGGTATTTTTAGAGAAGTTGATACTGGAAAAGCTAAATTTGGTGTAGTTCCAATTGAGAACTCATCAAATGGAATAGTAACTGATACAATCAACTGTTTAAAACAATATGATTTAAAGATTGTTGCAGAAGTTGTACTTGATATTCATCATACTTTAGCTTCAACATGTGATAAGATTGAAAATATTAAAAGAATTTATTCAAAAGATATTGCCTTTGAACAGTGTAGAAAATTTTTAACAAACTTTGGACTTGATGAAGTAGAATTAATTCCAATTGAATCAACAACAAAAGCAGCAAAACTAGCTGCAAAGGAACCAAATAGTGCAGCTATTTGTCCTCATGTTGGTGCAAAGTTACATAACTTACCAATTTTGTTTGAAAATATTGAAGATAAAGACAATAATAAGACAAGATTTTTTATCATAAGTAACTTTGAAAATGCTCAAAGTGGAAATGACAAAACTTCTATACTTGGTGAACTTCCTGATAGACAAGGTTCTCTTGTAGAGTTTTTAACTGATTTTAATAATTCAGATATTAATTTAACTAAAATTAAATCTCATATTGTTGAGGGTAATTCAATCTTCTTTATAGATTTTGATGGACATCAGCTTGATGATAATGTTAAAAATGTATTAGAAAAACATAAAGATACAATAAAAATACTTGGATCTTATGTTAAAGAAATAAAAGATATTTAA
- a CDS encoding tautomerase, with translation MPHLQFEINQKVSKDIKKSFVEEIRTCFSEVMDTGTEHIAISIREYEKYNLTIGRANPDDNICLMNLDIREGRTIEQRRELALRFMDIVNRSFNVENENQYITFTEHKGEDFHLIEKYLGSWERGEDPLV, from the coding sequence ATGCCACATTTACAATTTGAAATAAATCAAAAAGTATCAAAGGATATTAAGAAGAGTTTTGTAGAAGAAATAAGAACTTGTTTTAGTGAAGTCATGGATACAGGAACAGAGCATATAGCTATATCTATAAGAGAGTATGAAAAGTATAATTTAACTATTGGACGTGCAAATCCAGATGATAATATATGTTTGATGAACCTTGATATAAGAGAAGGTAGAACCATAGAACAAAGAAGAGAGTTAGCTCTTAGGTTTATGGATATTGTAAATAGAAGTTTCAATGTAGAAAATGAAAATCAATATATAACTTTTACAGAACACAAAGGAGAAGATTTTCATTTAATTGAAAAGTATCTAGGTTCTTGGGAAAGAGGAGAAGATCCTCTTGTCTAA
- the hisC gene encoding histidinol-phosphate transaminase, with protein MNFNKLLDNCKIYEAGKPIELVVRDYGVDTKDIIKLASNENPYGTSPKVVEKIASLSKNMFMYPDDSMYELKEALANKFKVQSENIIIGAGSDQVIDFLIKAKCSENSKMLMSKTTFAMYEIYGRQIGAQIIRTEDDEHNLVQFEELYKKEGADIIFLCLPNNPLGECIDTQEVYSFLSKVDKDTLVIVDGAYQEYASFKDKNKTINPSELIEKFPNVVYLGTFSKAYALGGMRVGYGIGQTNIIKTMYKLRPPFNITTLSLAAAIEALKDEAFVNECIALNFEEMKRYEEYVKEKGFDYIDSYTNFITIKFDSDYLSSEVAQKLLERGIIIRDLTGYGLNAIRITIGSKEQNTKVFKVLDEVLEDLKKVENL; from the coding sequence ATGAATTTTAATAAACTATTAGATAATTGCAAAATTTATGAAGCTGGAAAACCTATTGAGTTAGTTGTAAGAGATTATGGGGTTGACACAAAAGATATTATCAAACTTGCTTCTAATGAAAACCCATATGGAACATCACCAAAGGTAGTTGAAAAAATTGCCTCTTTATCAAAAAATATGTTTATGTATCCAGATGATTCTATGTATGAACTAAAAGAAGCATTAGCAAATAAGTTTAAAGTACAAAGTGAGAATATTATCATTGGTGCAGGAAGTGATCAAGTTATTGACTTCTTAATCAAAGCAAAGTGTAGTGAAAACTCTAAAATGTTAATGTCTAAAACTACATTTGCAATGTATGAAATCTATGGAAGACAAATTGGTGCACAAATCATTAGAACTGAAGATGATGAACATAACTTAGTCCAATTTGAAGAACTATACAAAAAAGAAGGTGCAGATATTATCTTCTTATGTTTACCAAATAATCCATTAGGTGAGTGCATTGATACACAAGAGGTTTACTCTTTTCTTTCAAAAGTAGATAAAGATACTTTAGTAATAGTAGATGGAGCTTATCAAGAGTATGCTTCTTTCAAAGATAAAAATAAAACTATTAATCCTTCTGAACTAATAGAAAAGTTTCCAAATGTAGTATATCTTGGAACTTTCTCTAAAGCTTATGCTTTAGGTGGTATGAGAGTAGGGTATGGAATCGGTCAAACAAATATCATTAAAACTATGTATAAATTAAGGCCTCCATTTAATATCACTACTTTATCTCTTGCTGCAGCAATTGAAGCTTTAAAAGATGAAGCCTTTGTTAATGAATGTATTGCTTTAAACTTTGAAGAGATGAAAAGATATGAAGAGTATGTAAAAGAAAAAGGTTTTGACTATATTGATAGTTACACAAACTTTATTACAATCAAATTTGATAGTGATTATTTATCTTCTGAAGTTGCACAAAAGCTTCTTGAAAGAGGTATCATTATTAGAGACTTGACAGGATACGGTTTAAATGCTATAAGAATTACAATAGGTAGCAAAGAACAAAATACAAAAGTATTTAAAGTACTTGATGAAGTATTAGAAGATTTAAAAAAAGTAGAGAACTTATAA
- the maf gene encoding septum formation inhibitor Maf, translating to MIRLGSNSPTRALILKNFKIDFIQNGGDFDEDTILTTNPKSFCYEATKGKFNELYKKYGVEDMPLLVSDSVVTSNGELLRKAKDEADAKRMLELQSGSETSVITCMIYKSKNKECIDISITTYEFEKFDEKHMQEYINSGECFGKAGAIMVEGFCKPYIKSVKGYESTAMGLCAEKLLQFMD from the coding sequence TTGATTAGACTTGGTTCAAACTCACCAACAAGAGCACTTATTTTAAAAAACTTCAAAATTGATTTTATCCAAAACGGTGGAGATTTTGATGAAGATACAATACTAACTACAAATCCTAAGTCATTTTGCTATGAAGCTACAAAGGGTAAGTTTAATGAACTATATAAGAAGTACGGAGTAGAAGATATGCCTTTACTTGTATCAGACTCAGTTGTAACTTCAAATGGTGAGCTACTTAGAAAAGCAAAAGATGAAGCAGATGCAAAAAGAATGTTAGAACTTCAAAGTGGAAGTGAAACATCTGTTATAACATGTATGATATACAAATCAAAAAACAAAGAGTGTATTGATATCTCTATTACAACATATGAGTTTGAAAAGTTTGATGAAAAACATATGCAAGAGTATATAAACTCTGGTGAGTGTTTTGGAAAAGCAGGAGCTATCATGGTTGAAGGCTTTTGCAAACCATATATCAAAAGTGTAAAGGGATATGAAAGTACAGCTATGGGATTATGTGCTGAGAAACTATTACAATTTATGGATTAA
- the dxs gene encoding 1-deoxy-D-xylulose-5-phosphate synthase, producing MELEDKSLEQLEQVCSDIRERIIDVVSRKGGHFSSTLGAVELTVAMHKVFDVKKDPFIYDVSHQCYAHKLLNGRWEEFETIRQYNGLSGFTKPKENDADYFVAGHSSTSISLAVGAAKSIKLKNEDRTPVVMIGDGSMTAGMVYEALNELGDLKLPVVIVLNDNEMSIAKPIGAISKYLSKILAGKYYQNFKGKVDSFIRNNMPEGTTYIAKRMEEAMKLITPGILFEEMGLDYIGPIDGHNLEEIIDTLEIARDMKKPVIVHARTVKGKGYKIAEGQLEHWHGVGPFNVEDGEFTKKSSAKSATAVFADALVDLASKNENVVGVTAAMPSGTGIDKLIEKFPDRFWDVAIAEQHAVTSMAAMAKEGFKPFITIYSTFLQRGFDQIIHDVSLMNLPVVFAIDRAGIVGNDGETHQGAFDISYLRFIPNMILCAPRDNKTLNYSLGFAYEATSPCAIRYPRGAFGEVDFPSSKFELGKAELLKEGTSKKLFIGYGAGVSRACQTEKLHEEDIAILDLRFVKPLDETLLKELSSKYDDWYVFSDSQKQGGVASAILEFTNKEKLCVNITSFEYEDEFIQHGDTKLVEEGLGLHPHQLVEKIK from the coding sequence ATGGAATTAGAAGATAAAAGTTTAGAACAATTAGAACAAGTATGTTCTGATATTAGAGAGCGAATCATCGATGTTGTATCAAGAAAGGGTGGACACTTTTCATCAACTTTAGGTGCAGTAGAGTTAACTGTAGCTATGCATAAGGTTTTTGATGTAAAGAAAGACCCTTTTATTTATGATGTATCACATCAGTGTTATGCTCATAAACTTTTAAATGGAAGATGGGAAGAGTTTGAAACTATTAGGCAATATAACGGTCTAAGTGGTTTTACAAAACCCAAAGAGAATGATGCTGACTATTTTGTAGCAGGACATAGTTCTACTTCTATTTCACTTGCAGTAGGTGCAGCTAAATCTATAAAATTAAAAAATGAAGATAGAACACCAGTTGTTATGATTGGGGATGGTTCTATGACAGCAGGAATGGTTTATGAAGCCTTAAATGAATTAGGCGATTTAAAGCTTCCTGTAGTAATTGTTTTAAATGACAATGAAATGTCAATTGCAAAACCAATTGGGGCTATTTCAAAATATCTTTCAAAAATTCTTGCAGGTAAATATTATCAAAACTTTAAAGGTAAAGTAGATTCATTTATTAGAAATAATATGCCAGAAGGTACAACTTATATTGCTAAAAGAATGGAAGAAGCAATGAAATTAATTACTCCTGGAATTTTATTTGAAGAGATGGGACTAGATTATATTGGACCTATTGATGGTCATAATCTTGAAGAGATAATTGATACTTTAGAAATAGCAAGGGATATGAAAAAACCTGTTATTGTTCATGCAAGAACAGTAAAAGGAAAAGGTTATAAAATTGCAGAAGGTCAGCTTGAACATTGGCATGGAGTAGGTCCATTCAATGTTGAAGATGGAGAGTTTACTAAAAAGTCTTCTGCCAAATCTGCAACTGCAGTTTTTGCTGATGCTTTAGTTGATTTAGCTTCTAAAAATGAAAATGTTGTAGGTGTAACTGCTGCAATGCCAAGTGGAACAGGAATAGATAAGCTTATTGAAAAATTTCCTGATAGATTTTGGGATGTTGCAATTGCAGAACAACATGCAGTAACTTCTATGGCAGCTATGGCAAAGGAAGGATTTAAACCTTTTATCACTATTTATTCAACATTTTTACAAAGAGGATTTGATCAAATCATCCATGATGTATCATTGATGAACCTTCCTGTTGTATTTGCAATAGATAGAGCTGGAATAGTTGGAAATGATGGAGAAACTCATCAAGGTGCATTTGATATCTCATATTTAAGATTTATTCCAAATATGATTCTTTGTGCTCCAAGAGACAATAAGACATTAAATTACTCTTTAGGGTTTGCCTATGAAGCTACATCTCCTTGTGCTATTAGATATCCAAGGGGAGCCTTTGGTGAAGTTGATTTCCCTTCAAGTAAGTTTGAATTAGGAAAGGCTGAATTACTTAAAGAAGGGACTTCTAAAAAACTATTTATTGGTTATGGAGCAGGGGTTTCAAGAGCCTGTCAAACTGAAAAACTACATGAAGAAGATATCGCAATCTTAGATTTAAGATTTGTAAAACCTTTAGATGAAACTTTATTAAAAGAATTATCATCAAAATATGATGACTGGTATGTATTCTCTGACTCTCAAAAACAAGGTGGAGTTGCAAGTGCAATTTTAGAATTCACAAATAAAGAAAAACTTTGTGTAAATATCACTTCATTTGAGTACGAAGATGAATTTATTCAACATGGAGATACAAAACTAGTAGAAGAAGGCTTAGGTCTTCACCCTCATCAATTAGTAGAAAAGATTAAATAG
- the fabI gene encoding enoyl-ACP reductase FabI: MVMKGKKGVILGVANNKSIAYGIAKACAEQGAEIAFTYLNDSLKKRVEPIAAEFGSADYVYPCDVSKPEEIKALKESIEKDMGQIDFIVHSIAFAPKEGLSGRFMDVSKEAFDIAMDISVYSLIEVTRELKPLLSDKSSVLTLSYYGGVKYIPNYNLMGVAKAALEMTTKYLAEDLGKDGIRVNAISAGPIKTLAAAGIGDFRFMLKWNEAHSPLKKNVTTDEVGNSGMYLLSDLSSAVTGEIHYVDCGYNVMGMPAVEFDENGKPSIAWNGTDK, from the coding sequence GAGTTGCAAACAATAAGTCTATTGCTTATGGTATTGCTAAAGCTTGTGCAGAACAAGGTGCTGAAATTGCATTTACATATTTAAATGACTCTTTAAAGAAAAGAGTTGAGCCAATTGCAGCAGAGTTTGGAAGCGCTGATTATGTATATCCATGTGATGTATCAAAGCCTGAAGAAATCAAAGCTTTAAAAGAATCAATTGAAAAAGATATGGGTCAAATTGACTTTATTGTTCACTCAATTGCATTTGCTCCAAAAGAGGGACTTTCTGGAAGATTTATGGATGTATCTAAAGAAGCTTTTGATATTGCTATGGATATTTCAGTTTACTCTTTAATTGAAGTTACAAGAGAATTAAAACCTTTATTATCAGATAAATCATCAGTATTAACATTAAGTTATTATGGTGGAGTAAAATATATTCCTAACTATAACTTAATGGGTGTAGCAAAAGCTGCATTAGAAATGACTACAAAATATTTAGCTGAAGATTTAGGAAAAGATGGAATTAGAGTAAATGCTATTTCTGCTGGACCTATTAAAACTTTAGCAGCAGCTGGAATTGGTGATTTTAGATTTATGCTTAAATGGAATGAAGCTCACTCTCCACTTAAAAAGAATGTAACTACTGATGAAGTAGGAAACTCTGGAATGTATCTATTATCTGATTTATCAAGTGCAGTTACAGGTGAAATTCACTATGTTGATTGTGGTTATAATGTAATGGGTATGCCAGCAGTTGAGTTTGATGAGAATGGGAAGCCATCAATTGCATGGAATGGAACTGATAAATAA
- the lysA gene encoding diaminopimelate decarboxylase, producing MNIDFKQLANKYQTPYYVYDFDYITGQYNELKTAFKARKSLLAYAVKANSNLSVIKHLASLGAGADCVSIGEVKRALKVGIQPYKIIFSGVGKIDSEIKEALELGILMINVESSAELDRVEVIAKELGKIARISIRVNPNIDPQTHPYISTGLHENKFGVDIDTAKRMYIQCKNSENLDPTGIHLHIGSQLTQLEPIKESVKIVADLVRNLEALKIDLSFFDVGGGLGIVYDDEKLIDTNEYAQSILECLFGLDITIVCEPGRFLVGNSGVFVSKVLYEKVNGEKRFVIVDGAMNDLIRPSLYNAYHKIEVLNDNKEFSDCNLVGPVCESGDFFAKNIELPKTEHNDLVAIYSAGAYCFTMASNYNTRGKVAEIAVENGQDRLIRKRETFEDLIALEEEYVK from the coding sequence ATGAATATAGATTTTAAACAATTAGCAAATAAATATCAAACACCTTATTATGTATATGATTTTGATTATATTACAGGTCAATACAATGAATTAAAAACTGCATTTAAAGCAAGAAAATCTTTACTTGCATATGCAGTAAAAGCAAACTCAAACTTAAGTGTTATTAAACATTTAGCAAGTCTTGGTGCTGGAGCAGACTGTGTTTCTATTGGGGAAGTAAAAAGAGCTTTAAAAGTAGGAATTCAACCTTATAAAATCATTTTTTCAGGTGTTGGAAAAATTGATTCTGAAATCAAAGAGGCTTTAGAACTAGGTATTTTAATGATAAATGTGGAAAGTTCAGCAGAGCTTGATAGAGTTGAAGTTATTGCAAAAGAGTTAGGAAAAATTGCAAGAATTTCTATTAGAGTTAATCCAAATATTGACCCTCAAACTCATCCATATATTTCAACTGGATTACATGAAAACAAATTTGGAGTTGATATTGATACTGCAAAAAGAATGTATATTCAATGTAAAAACTCAGAAAACCTTGACCCAACAGGAATTCATTTACATATTGGTTCTCAGTTAACTCAACTTGAGCCAATTAAAGAGTCTGTAAAAATAGTTGCAGATTTAGTAAGAAACCTTGAAGCGCTAAAAATTGATTTATCATTCTTTGATGTTGGTGGTGGACTTGGAATTGTTTATGATGATGAAAAATTAATTGATACAAATGAGTATGCACAATCTATTTTAGAGTGTTTATTTGGTTTAGATATTACAATAGTATGTGAACCAGGAAGATTCCTAGTTGGAAACTCAGGAGTTTTTGTATCTAAAGTATTATATGAAAAAGTAAATGGTGAAAAAAGATTTGTAATTGTAGATGGAGCTATGAATGACTTAATTAGACCATCTTTATACAACGCATATCATAAAATCGAAGTACTAAATGATAATAAAGAGTTTAGTGATTGTAACTTAGTTGGTCCTGTTTGTGAAAGTGGAGACTTCTTTGCTAAAAATATTGAATTACCAAAAACAGAACATAATGATTTAGTTGCAATCTATTCTGCTGGTGCATACTGCTTTACAATGGCTAGTAACTATAATACAAGAGGAAAAGTTGCTGAAATTGCAGTAGAAAATGGACAAGATAGATTAATTAGAAAAAGAGAGACTTTTGAAGATTTAATTGCTTTAGAAGAGGAATACGTAAAATAA